The following is a genomic window from bacterium.
CAAATTCCGAATCATTTTGAATCTCCTCTTTTTTTTACCGCAGAGAACGCTGAGATCGCAGAGAAAAACAAAAAATTCTCTTTTCCTCCTCTGCGATCTCGGCGTACTCTGCGGTAAATTATGTGGTTACTGGTATTCGATTTCGATCTCTGAAACGCCGTTGATTTTTGCCCAGTCGCTGTAGCGGGACCGGATCATGTTGTCGACAACGGCCGGTTCATTTTTGTGCAGCTTTCCAAGAAAGAAGCTCAGCTCTTTAATGACTTCCTCTCCTTCCCGAATCTGTCCTGTAACGCGACCTGTTGATTCTGTAAATACAATTACGCAACTCCGCTCTGTCATAAAACTCTCCTCGATTTTTCCAATGCCGCCGCCAGCGAGAGAATCTTCTCGCCTGCAGGAATTGCAATCGGTAGGTGATTCTCTTTTGGCGTGACGGGACAAGGAAAATCTCCGCCGTAAGCGCAAGATGGATTATACGCCGTATTGAAATCGATTACATACCTTCCATCAGGTTTTTCTTGCAAATCAATATATCTGCCGGCGGGATAAGTTTCTTTGCCCACATTTATGTCCACGAAAGGCACGAACAACAAATTTTTTTCTGCGAGGTCGAGCAATCGATAAACTTCCAATCTGAAATCCTTTCCTTCAAGCTGGAACCTTATGTATCCATATTTGACTGCGTCACGCCAGACTCCGGAGGTTGTGATCATTTGAAATTTTGTTGGATTCGGATGCCGGATCACCCGACCTTCAAACCGATATTTCCAATCCGGCGCATAGTATTCCAGGCTGGTGAATACCTGTTTTAAGTGGCCGGGAAGCGGTGAGTCCGGAGAAGTCTTGAAGTATTGATCTTTCTGCTTACGCATTTCCAGAAGCTCACTTTCGAGTTTCTTTTTCATGAATCCATCCACGTGAACCGGATGAGCGATTACGCTGATGTCCTGTTTTGGTTTGCACGCAAATAATGAAAAGAGGAATAAGAGTAAAAACGTGCGAATCAACATTCCAAAAAAGAATTCCTTACTGTTCCCACCAGTGATTCCAGCTCGTCAATTTCTTTTGGACATGCTGAGGAGAGAACGACCGGGTCCATTTCGGTCACAAGAACATCGTCTTCGATTCTGATGCCGGTGTTTTGGAAGACGTTTTCTTCCTCGCCGCCGATGTAAAGTCCCGGCTCCACTGTCAGCACCATTCCTGGTTCCAGGATGCGCCACTGATCACCGCTTCTATACACGCCGGTGTCGTGCACGTCCAGTCCGAGCCAGTGTCCGATCCTGTGCAAGAAATATTTTGTGTAATGATGGTTTTCAAGATTTTCCTGCAGTGATCCGGTTAACAAACCTAGATGGATCATTCCTTCAGTCAATGCTTCTACAGCAAGGGCATGAACCTGCGCGTAATTGATTCCCGGCCTTGCTGCATGAATCGCTTTCTTCTGAGCATCGAGCACCACTTCATAAACGGCTTTTTGTTCGGAGGAGAACTTTCCATTCACCGGATAAGTGCGCGTGATATCGCCTGTGTAGTAATCAAATTCGGCTCCGGCATCCACGAGCAAAAGATCGCCGTCTTGCATGACACGATTGTTGTTCGTGTAATGCAGAATGCATGTATTCGGTCCCGATCCCACAATCGAAGGATATCCGTTGCGCCTGGATCCATTCGCGCGAAAAACATATTCCAGGATCGCTTGAATTTCATACTCACGCATTCCCGGTCGCACCGCTTTCATAGCAGCCGTGTGAGCGCGCGCAGAAATATTTACTGCTCTGTGCAGAGTCCGGATCTCATCCAGACTCTTGATCACTCTCATGTCTTCCAGCACGCGCGACGGATCCAGAATCCGGGAGGGAGGATAGATTCCTGAACGATATCTTTGACGCACCGAATCCATCATCGCAAAAATTTTGCGATCGATCTCCGGATCTTTGTTGATCTGATAAAAAAGTGCAGGCGCATTCTGCAAGAACTCCGGCAAAAGTTCTTCCAGCTTTTCGATGGGATGAGCCATTTCGGCTCCATAATTCACAATGGCGCCTTCGATCCCTTCGCGTAGACCGGTCCATGTCTCTCTTTCCTTATCTTTCTGCCGCACAAACAGCACGTATTCATGTTTGGGATGGCCGGGCGCCAACACGCAAAAGGATTCCGGTTCCTCGAAACCGGTTAAATAGAAGAAATCAGAATCCTGGCGATACTCGTAATCCACATCGCCGTTGCGGGTTCGAACCGGGGCCGATGCAAAAAACGCAACACCTTCTTGCATGCGGCGCATGAATTCTTTTCTGCGATCTGCAAAGACTTGCTTGTTCATCACAAATTCATGTCCACCCAGATGCTCTTCACCTGAGTATAAGATTCCAGCGCATGCATTCCCAATTCGCGACCAAAGCCACTGTGTTTGTATCCGCCAAATGGGGAAGCCGGATCATACATGTTGTAAGTATTAATCCATACCGTGCCCGCTTTCAGCTTTTTTGCGATGTAGTGCGCTTTCTTGACATCGCGAGTCCAAACGCCAGCCGCTAAACCGTAGACCGTATCGTTGGCCTGTGCAATCAAATCGTCAAGATCTTTGAATCGAATCGCGGACAGTACCGGGCCAAAAATCTCTTCACGCGCAATTCTCATTTGATTCGTCACGTCATCAAAGATGGTCGGCTGCACGAAATAACCTTTGCCGGTTCCCACCTGCGCGCGATCACCACCAAGCACCACCCTCGCTCCTTCCTCTTTTCCGGCGCCTATGTAAGACAATACCTTCTGGTACTGATCCGCGTTGCAAAGCGGACCAAATCTCGTTTTAGGATCAAGCGGATCTCCAACGGTTAGCTTTTTTGCGCGACCCAGAAGCGTTTCCAAAAACGCATCGTGAGCCGATTCCTGAATCAACAAACGAGATCCGGCGGCGCAAACTTCTCCTTTGTTATAAAAGATTCCCGCGAGCGCTCCTTTTGCAGCCGCATCAAAATCCGCGTCCTCCATCACAATATTCGGTGACTTTCCGCCAAGCTCCAGCGTGACTTTTTTCAATGTTTTCGCAGCTTCCTGCATAACCATGATGCCTGTGGAAGTTCCGCCTGTGAATGCAATTTTGTCTATGCCCGGATGCGCCAGCATCGCTGATCCAGTGATCCGTCCACTTCCCGTGACCACATTGAAGGCGCCTTCCGGCAAACCAATTTCTTCGCAGATTTCCGCAAGCTTCAACGAAGTCAAAGGAGACTGCTCCGAAGGCTTGTGCACTACGGTGTTTCCCATCGCCAGAGCCGGCGCAATTTTCCAGGCAGCCAGTAAAAGTGGAAAGTTCCACGGTGTAATCGTTCCCACAACCCCGACTGGTTCCCGCAGCGTGTAATTCAAATAGTTGCCTCTGACCGGAATGGTTTCTCCGTGATACTTGTTAGCCCAACCGGCGTAATAATGGAAAAGCTCAGCAACAAAAGGAACGTCTATGTTCCGGCTCTCCGAAATCGGTTTGCCGATATCGATGGTTTCCAGGTAAGCAAATTCATCCACGTGAGCCATGATGGCATCGGCGATTTTGTGGAGCAGTTTGCCGCGATCCGTTGCGCTCAGTTTGCTCCAGGCGCTCTCTTCAAAAGCTTTTCGCGCCGCCTGAACAGCCTGATCAACATCCGCTTCTTCGGCAAGAGCGATCTGCGTGATCACTTCTTCGGTTGCAGGATTGATCGTGCTGAACGTCTTGTTGGAGCGCGGCTCCACCCATCTTCCGCCAATAAATAATTTCGATTGTGGTAGTGCGTGTTTAGTTTCCATGTAAGTCTCCAGAAGCGTTATTTCTCCCCCTTATCAAGGGGGAGATTAAAGAGGGGGTTGATGCGTTGGACGACTTTCCAACCTCCCCTTAGTCCCCTCCTTCATAAGCAGGGGAAATTGATGCACCATAACCATATGTTAGTTCCCGCGAAAGTTCGGTGGGCGTCGCTCTGTGTATGCGGCAAGGCCTTCCTTAGCATCTTCACTTTCGAATAGTTGTTGCTGGAGCTCGCGTTCCAGCGCGAGCGCATCCTGAAAAGCAATTTCCGATCCGGTAACCACAGCCCGTTTGATGCGTCCTACAGCTTTGCTGGCTTTCGCAGGCGGTATGAACTGCTTTGCATATTGGATTACCTGCTCCCAAAAATTCCCCGGATCAAAGACGTGATTCAAAAGTCCAAGTTGTAAACCTTCCTCAAAGTCGAATGTGCGCCCGAGCGCCATCATCTCGATAGCTTTCGATTTTCCGACCACACGTGCGAGTCGCTGGGTCCCACCTGTCCCGGGTAAAACACCGAGATTTACTTCAGGCAATCCTATCTTGCCGCCACCTTTTTTTGCCAACCGGATGTCCGTTGCAAGCGCCACTTCGAGACCGCCACCGACACAGTGTCCGTTGATTGCTGCAATCACCATCTTCGGCGTTTGCTCAAGCCTGTTCAAGGTTTCATTCGCGTGAAGACAGAAGTAATACTTGAACTCCGGTGTGACGGTTTGCAGCATGCTGATGTTGGCGCCCGCACAAAAGAACTTATCTCCACTGCCGGTCAATAGCAGCACATGAATCTGGGAGTCAAAACGGGCCTTTAGAATCGCCTCATCCAACTGTCGCATCATTTCGTAGGAATAGGTGTTAGCCGGAGGATCTTTCAACGTGAGAATCGCAATTCCATCCTGTTGACCGTATTCAACTAGTGTTTCTGCCATGATTCTTTGCACTCCAAAAAACCGTATAGTATAATACGACCTTCTTAGAAAAGTGACTAGTGAACAGCACATCGAACCTCGATCCAAAAGATAAACATATCTCCGATCTCCTCGCGAAATGTGAGATTTCCATACATTCCCGAAATTTCGAGGATGCCATAAACGGCTGTCGTGCCGTGCTCCATATTTC
Proteins encoded in this region:
- a CDS encoding DUF1684 domain-containing protein, coding for MLIRTFLLLFLFSLFACKPKQDISVIAHPVHVDGFMKKKLESELLEMRKQKDQYFKTSPDSPLPGHLKQVFTSLEYYAPDWKYRFEGRVIRHPNPTKFQMITTSGVWRDAVKYGYIRFQLEGKDFRLEVYRLLDLAEKNLLFVPFVDINVGKETYPAGRYIDLQEKPDGRYVIDFNTAYNPSCAYGGDFPCPVTPKENHLPIAIPAGEKILSLAAALEKSRRVL
- a CDS encoding enoyl-CoA hydratase/isomerase family protein, which encodes MAETLVEYGQQDGIAILTLKDPPANTYSYEMMRQLDEAILKARFDSQIHVLLLTGSGDKFFCAGANISMLQTVTPEFKYYFCLHANETLNRLEQTPKMVIAAINGHCVGGGLEVALATDIRLAKKGGGKIGLPEVNLGVLPGTGGTQRLARVVGKSKAIEMMALGRTFDFEEGLQLGLLNHVFDPGNFWEQVIQYAKQFIPPAKASKAVGRIKRAVVTGSEIAFQDALALERELQQQLFESEDAKEGLAAYTERRPPNFRGN
- the betB gene encoding betaine-aldehyde dehydrogenase; protein product: METKHALPQSKLFIGGRWVEPRSNKTFSTINPATEEVITQIALAEEADVDQAVQAARKAFEESAWSKLSATDRGKLLHKIADAIMAHVDEFAYLETIDIGKPISESRNIDVPFVAELFHYYAGWANKYHGETIPVRGNYLNYTLREPVGVVGTITPWNFPLLLAAWKIAPALAMGNTVVHKPSEQSPLTSLKLAEICEEIGLPEGAFNVVTGSGRITGSAMLAHPGIDKIAFTGGTSTGIMVMQEAAKTLKKVTLELGGKSPNIVMEDADFDAAAKGALAGIFYNKGEVCAAGSRLLIQESAHDAFLETLLGRAKKLTVGDPLDPKTRFGPLCNADQYQKVLSYIGAGKEEGARVVLGGDRAQVGTGKGYFVQPTIFDDVTNQMRIAREEIFGPVLSAIRFKDLDDLIAQANDTVYGLAAGVWTRDVKKAHYIAKKLKAGTVWINTYNMYDPASPFGGYKHSGFGRELGMHALESYTQVKSIWVDMNL
- a CDS encoding aminopeptidase P N-terminal domain-containing protein gives rise to the protein MNKQVFADRRKEFMRRMQEGVAFFASAPVRTRNGDVDYEYRQDSDFFYLTGFEEPESFCVLAPGHPKHEYVLFVRQKDKERETWTGLREGIEGAIVNYGAEMAHPIEKLEELLPEFLQNAPALFYQINKDPEIDRKIFAMMDSVRQRYRSGIYPPSRILDPSRVLEDMRVIKSLDEIRTLHRAVNISARAHTAAMKAVRPGMREYEIQAILEYVFRANGSRRNGYPSIVGSGPNTCILHYTNNNRVMQDGDLLLVDAGAEFDYYTGDITRTYPVNGKFSSEQKAVYEVVLDAQKKAIHAARPGINYAQVHALAVEALTEGMIHLGLLTGSLQENLENHHYTKYFLHRIGHWLGLDVHDTGVYRSGDQWRILEPGMVLTVEPGLYIGGEEENVFQNTGIRIEDDVLVTEMDPVVLSSACPKEIDELESLVGTVRNSFLEC